A genomic window from Triticum urartu cultivar G1812 chromosome 7, Tu2.1, whole genome shotgun sequence includes:
- the LOC125523532 gene encoding protein NRT1/ PTR FAMILY 2.3-like: MEASGSQQEEPRRLSSGDHESLKDTKNRKGGWITFPFLAVAILCLGLATAGAMSNMVVYLITEYHVPSVDAAQISTIIAGSISVAPVAGAIVADAFFGCYPIVAVAMATSVLSLVMFTLTASLPGLRPAACQPGAGPCEQASTGQMAALYAAVFLLCLGAAGARFNQATMGANQFEATADRDVFFNWYFILLYASSVLGATVIVYVQDTVSWTLGFGVSCAASVVGLAALLLGARYYRHPAAQGSPFTGLARVVVAAARKRKVGVVAPGELKFYHGLRREDDDGKTGGDGVLPPSDSFSFLNRAAVITDGDVDGASGSALRPWRVCTVQQVEDFKTVLRILPIWSAAIVLSVAIGVQINFTVLQALVMDRAVGPFTVPAGSMIVGSLVSVVIFLGLLDRALLPLWRRVTGHTPTPLQCVGLGHALTVLSMATSAIIERHRTATVRAHGEEGNPAWVSPLSAMWLLLPFAVAGAGEALHFPAQVTLYYQEFPPSLKNTATGMMAMIVALGFYLSTALVNIVQRATTWLPDNMNASRLENLYWLLTLLVALNFGYFLTCAKLYTYQNIIGK; the protein is encoded by the exons ATGGAGGCCAGCGGGTCGCAGCAGGAGGAGCCTCGCCGCCTCAGCTCCGGTGATCACGAGTCCCTCAAGGACACCAAGAACCGGAAGGGAGGATGGATCACCTTCCCTTTCCTTGCAG TGGCCATACTGTGCCTCGGGCTGGCGACCGCGGGCGCCATGTCCAACATGGTGGTCTATCTGATAACGGAGTACCACGTGCCCAGCGTCGACGCGGCGCAGATCTCCACCATCATCGCCGGCTCCATCAGCGTCGCCCCCGTCGCCGGCGCCATCGTCGCCGACGCCTTCTTCGGCTGCTaccccatcgtcgccgtcgccatGGCCACGTCCGTCCTC TCCTTGGTCATGTTCACGCTGACGGCGAGCCTTCCGGGCCTGCGGCCGGCGGCGTGCCAGCCCGGCGCCGGCCCGTGCGAGCAGGCGTCGACGGGGCAGATGGCGGCGCTGTACGCGGCCGTGTTCCTGCTCTGCCTGGGCGCGGCGGGGGCGCGGTTCAACCAGGCGACCATGGGCGCCAACCAGTTCGAGGCGACCGCCGACCGCGACGTCTTCTTCAACTGGTACTTCATCCTCCTCTACGCGTCCTCCGTGCTCGGTGCCACCGTCATCGTCTACGTCCAGGACACGGTGTCCTGGACGCTCGGTTTCGGCGTCTCCTGCGCCGCCAGCGTCGTCGGCCTCGCCGCGCTGCTCCTCGGCGCGCGGTACTACCGGCACCCCGCCGCCCAGGGCAGCCCCTTCACGGGGCTCGCCAGGGTGGTCGTCGCCGCCGCGAGGAAGAGGAAGGTCGGTGTCGTGGCGCCGGGGGAGCTCAAGTTTTACCACGGGCTACGTAGGGAAGACGACGATGGCAAGACCGGCGGCGACGGTGTCCTTCCTCCGAGCGACAGCTTTAG CTTCCTGAACCGTGCTGCGGTGATCACCGACGGCGACGTGGACGGCGCGAGCGGGTCGGCGCTCCGGCCGTGGCGCGTGTGCACTGTGCAGCAGGTGGAGGACTTCAAGACAGTGCTGCGCATCCTGCCTATCTGGAGCGCGGCCATCGTGCTGAGCGTGGCCATCGGCGTGCAGATCAACTTCACGGTCCTGCAGGCGCTCGTCATGGACCGCGCCGTGGGGCCCTTCACGGTGCCGGCGGGCTCCATGATCGTCGGCTCCCTCGTCTCCGTCGTCATCTTCCTGGGCCTCCTCGACCGGGCCCTGCTCCCGCTCTGGAGGCGGGTGACGGGCCACACGCCGACGCCGCTGCAGTGCGTGGGCTTGGGCCACGCGCTCACCGTGCTGAGCATGGCCACGTCCGCCATCATCGAGCGCCACCGCACCGCCACGGTGCGCGCGCACGGCGAGGAGGGCAACCCGGCGTGGGTGTCGCCGCTGTCGGCGATGTGGCTGCTCCTGCCGTTCGCCGTGGCCGGGGCGGGGGAGGCGCTGCACTTCCCGGCGCAGGTGACGCTGTACTACCAGGAGTTCCCGCCGTCGCTCAAGAACACGGCGACGGGCATGATGGCCATGATCGTGGCGCTGGGGTTCTACCTGAGCACCGCCCTCGTCAACATCGTCCAGCGCGCCACCACCTGGCTGCCGGACAACATGAACGCGTCCCGGCTGGAGAACCTCTACTGGCTGCTCACCCTGCTCGTCGCCCTCAACTTCGGCTACTTCCTTACGTGCGCCAAGCTGTACACCTACCAGAACATCATCGGCAAGTAG